ACAACACCTTCGTCAATAATCATTAAATTATTAATCAGCATTTGGACGCCCAATCCGCAAGATCGAGAGTCCGTACAGACCGACTCTTTAGCAAACGCTGGAAAATATATTGGAATTTTGGAACGCTTGATGGTTTTTGTTTTTATTATTGTCAACCATTGGGAGGGTGTCGGATTTATGATAGCTGCAAAGTCCGTTTTTAGATTTAGCGATTTGGCACAAGCCAAACAACGAAAGTTGACAGAATATGTGCTGATAGGGACTTTGCTGAGTTTTGGAATAGCCATACTTACAGGGATTTTGGTTGGATTTTAAACCAATTATTTCCGTAAATTTGTATAGAAATAAATTAAAATAAAAAGTAAAAAGAATAAATGGAAAAGAAAGAAATGCTTTACGAAGGTAAAGCAAAACAAGTTTTCGCAACAGAAAATCCTGATGAAGTTGTTGTAAGATATAAAGACGATGCAACTGCTTTCAATGCGCAAAAACGTGGCTCTTTTGCGAGAAAAGGAGAACTTAACAATGCTATATCGACGCTTATTTTTGAATATTTAGCAAAAAACGGCGTGCCAACACATTTTATCCAGAAACTTAACGATATAGAACAACATGTGAAAAAAGTCGAAATTATTCCTCTAGAAATGGTTGTTCGTAATTATGTGGCAGGAAGTATGGCACAACGCCTAGGCGTGGAAGAAGGTCTTAAATCGCCTGTAACGATTTTTGATATTTGCTACAAAAAAGATGAGTTGGGAGATCCACTTATTAACGATCATCACGCTGTTTTTTTAGGCGCTGCAAGTTATGATGAACTTAAAGAAATGTATGCATTAACCGATAAAATCAACCAACTTCTGATTGACTTATTTGATAAGATGAACATTATTTTGGTCGATTTTAAAATTGAACTGGGAAAAACAACGGATGGGAAAATTGTTCTAGCAGACGAAATATCGCCTGATACATGCCGCCTTTGGGATAAAGACACAATGAAAAAATTGGACAAAGACCGTTTCCGTAGAGATCTTGGCGAAGTAACAGAAGCTTACGAAGAGATTTATGATAGATTACAAAAAGCATTAATGGCTTAAAATCTAGATATAAAAAAAATGGAATTAGAATTTCAAGAATATAGTTCGTTGCCAAAATACGCGTTTCAAAACCGTTATAACGAATTTGAAGAACTGAAATATCAACAACCTGACGTTGGCGCTTATCCTTTTGACAAAATGGAAGAAGAGTGTGGTATTTTTGGATTGGTTTCAGAAGATAATTTGGATACTTTTTCGTTGTCACAATTTGGATTATTTGCTTTGCAACATCGCGGACAGGAAGCTTGCGGTATTACAGTAGGTAACAACGGGAAAATGTATTCTATAAAAGATGAAGGTTTGGTTTTAGATGTTTTTAAAACCATAGAAAATCCTGAAACTTTCATGGGAAATTGTGTTATTGGACACACACGATATACGACAGCAGGCGATAAGAAAAAATACAACTACCAACCTTTTTTCGCAAAGAATGAATATGACCAAATCATTCTTTCAATAGCCCATAACGGAAATTTGACCAATGCCAAACAGCTAAAAAAAGAGTTGGAAGAAGAAGGTGTGGTTTTCCGTGCAACATCCGATTCTGAAGTTATTTTAAGATTAATCCAAAAAAATCTTGACCTAGGACTACGTGGCGCGATAAAAGCGACAATGGAAAAAATTGAAGGTGCCTATTCAGTAGTTGGTGTTACCCGAAATAAGTTTTTTGCTTTTCGCGATTTTAATGGTATAAGACCTTTGGTTTTGGGAGCAATCGATGAAAAAACTTTTGTTGTCGCTTCAGAATCTTGTGCCTTAGACGGCGTGGGTGCGCAGTATGTACGAGATATTTTACCAGGCGAAATCGTTTATACAAGCGATAACGAGGAAGGTTTGCAATCCTATTTGGTAAAGGAAAATTGCATTAACAGAATCTGCTCTTTCGAGTATATTTATTTCGCGCGTCCCGACTCGATGTTGGAAGGCATCAATGTTCATGAAGTGCGTGAAAAATCGGGTGCTAAAATTTGGGAACAAGCGCCTGTGGAAGCCGATATTGTTATCGGTGTTCCAGATTCTGGTGTTCCGGCCGCTATTGGTTTTGCGAAAGCTTCAGGAATTCCGTTTCGTCCGGTTTTGATTAAAAATAGATACATTGGACGTTCGTTTATTATTCCGTCTCAGGAAATGCGCGAGCATTTTGTGAATCTTAAATTAAATCCCATTGTTTCGGAGATCAAAGACAAACGGGTGGTAATTATTGACGATTCTATCGTGCGCGGAACAACTTCTAAACGATTGGTGAAAATTTTGAAAAAAGCAGGTGTTAAGGAAATTCATTTCCGCAGCGTTTCGCCGCCGATTATTGCGCCATGCTTTTTAGGAATCGATACGCCAACGAAAGATGATTTGATTTCCGCAAATATGACTAAAGATGAGCTTCGTGATTATCTGGAAGTGGATAGTTTGGAGTTTTTATCGGTTGATAATCTGAAAGAAATTTTGGGTTCTCCAGATCATTGTTTTGGATGTTTTACAGAGAAATATCCTGTCGAAAAGCCAGTAGAAGAAGCTTTGTTTGAGTAATTATTTAGTTGAATATAAAACAATTTCGGCGCGCCCTTTGGGCGCGCCGAAATCGTTTACAAATTTAATATTATTAGAAATTTAGTTTCGATGTTTCATAAAAAAAATGATTGTTTAGTTTTTGTTGCGCAGAGAAAAAACTGCATAAAAAACTAATAATAAAGTATAAATTTTCTTTATCAATATCGAATTCAATTCCCACCAAGATAATTCAATTTTAACAAAATTTTAAGACTTCCACCAATTTGAAAAACTTTGATTGTCATTATTAAAATCTAACTTTTCACCAATCATCGGTGTGAAAATTTTAAAGTTTTTTCCTGCTGAGTTTTCAGAAATTTTATCCAAAGGTTCGTGCCAAGAATGCATGGCCAAAGCGAATTTGCAAGAATGTACAGGGATAACTTTTGTTGCGCCAAGATCTTCGATAACTTGCAAGGTTTCCTCGGGCAAGGTGTGGATATATTGCCAACGGACATTGTATTGCCCATTTTCCAAAATAGCCCAATCGAAAGGACCATATTTTTCTTTTATTGTTTTAAAATGCTGTCCATAGCCGCTATCGCCGCCTAAAAATAGGTTGTGTTTTTTGGTTTTCAAAACATAAGATGACCACAAACTTGTATTTCTGTGAAATCCTCGACCGGAAAAATGCCGCGCTGGCGTGGAGGTGATTTTTAAATCATTTTTTAAATCAGAATCTTCATACCAATCAAGTTCGATAATTTGATAATCTTCAAATCCCCAATGTTCCAGATGCGCACCAACACCAAGTGGACAAACGATTTTATTAATTTTTGATTTTAAATTTTTCATGCTTTTATAATCCAAATGATCATAGTGGTCATGGGTAATTATTAAATAATCGATGTCGGGAAAATCATTCTCATCATAAATATCGGTGCCTCTGAAGGCTTTTGTGGTTCCATTAATAGGCGAGGCGCTGCCACTAAGAACAGGATCTACCAAAAATTTGGTTTTATCAATTTGGAAAAAATAGGAAGAATGCCCCATCCATACAAAAAAATCATTGTTAGGATCTTGTGTTTTAAGGTCAGTCTTTTGTGACGGAATATCTTTAATAGGGAATTTTTCGGGTGTTTTGGTTGTTAAAAAATCCCACATTACTTTCGGCATAGAATAGCCTTGTCCTAAGTTAGGCGTATGTTCTAAGTTATGGAATTTTCCGTTTTTAAAATTCGAAGATTTTTTCATTCTTTCCAAACGAATTCCCTTAGCTTTTGCTCCGAAAGTTGGTTGTTGTATGAAGAGAAAAATGCTAATCGCAATAGCGAAAATTACTACAAATATGAAAGTCATGATTTATAAACTGTTTTTCACCAACAAAAGCCAATCATCTTCTAAAAATTTGTAACCTTGGTCGTAGACGAATCGATATTCCGAAGCATTTTTATAAACAATAAATTGTGTAAAATAATCGAAACTGAAACCTTGTGTTACCAATTTGGATTTTTGGATTTTGGTTTTTCCGTCGGTGTTTAGCTCTGTTAAGATGCGGTGGTTTTTGCGAAGTACATTATTGATATTTCGCATAAGATTGGAGCTGTCTTTGTTTTGACGGTTGTTGTAAGTGTTTCTACAAGCATCCGAGCAAAATCTTTTGTCAGACCTTCCAACGATTTTTTCACCACATTCTGGACAGCTTAGCATATTAATTAATTCAGTTTATTTTTAACAATAATTATTCCGTTCAATCTTTGCGACAACTTGACCGATTTGTAAAAACAACTTTTTAATTTCGAACATTATATAAAGTTACTCCAAAGATTAATAACTAAATTTACACAAATTAATTCTAATGAAATCAAAAATAATATTTTTAGGCTTGTTAGCCGTTTCAGGATTTCTAACAACTGTGCCCGCACAGAAGAATAAATCCACAAAACCGATGACAAAACTTACCAAAGCACAACAAGTATATCCTTATCAGGATTATGCAAAAGTTACTTTAACAACAGATATTTCGCATTTGACGTTTAAGGAAAAACAAGTTTTGAAATTAATGTTTAAAGCAGCAAAAATTATGGACAATTTGTTTTGGCAACAAGCTTATGGTGACAAAACAAAATTGCTTTCCAAACTTTCTGGAAAAGCCAAACAATATGCAGAAATTAATTACGGACCTTGGGATAGACTTAATAACGAAAAAGCTTTTGTAGAAGGCGTTGGCGCAAAGCCAGAAGGTGCGCAATATTATCCAGCAGATATGACGAAAGAGGAGTTTGAAAAAGCCATTCTTCCGGACGGAAAATCACCATATTCTGTAATTAAAAGAGATTCCAGTGGCCAACTTTATTCTGTTCCGTATTCAATAGAATACAAAACCAAACTTCAAGACGTAGCAAAATATCTCAACGAAGCATCAAATCTAGCTGAAGATTCTGGACTTAAAAATTATCTTAAACTTCGCGCAGAAGCCTTGTTGAGCGACAATTATTATCCAAGTGATTTGGCGTGGATGGACATGAAAAATTCCAATCTAGATTTAGTAATTGGGCCAATCGAAAATTACGAAGATCAACTTTTTGGGTACAAAACTTCGTTTGAAGCTTATGTTTTGGTAAAAGATGTAGAATGGAGTAACAGGTTAGCAAAATTTGTAAAATACCTTCCAGAGCTACAAACTAATCTTCCTGTAAAAGCCGAATACAAAAAAGAAGTTCCAGGTACAGACTCGGATCTCAACGCTTATGATGTGGTTTTCTATGCGGGCGATTGTAATGCTGCGGGAAAGACCATTGCTATTAACCTTCCTAATGATGAAAAAGTGCAGTTGGAAAAAGGAACACGCAGGCTTCAATTAAAAAATGCGATGAAGGCGAAATTTGATAAAATTTTGGTTCCTATTGCAACGTCTTTGATTGATGACAGCCAACAGAGAAATATCAAATTCGATGCATTCTTTTCAAATGTGATGTTTCATGAAGTGGCACACGGTTTAGGAATTAAAAATACAGTCAACGGAAAAGGCTCTGTACGTGAAGCTTTGAAAGAAGCCAATTCTGCTTTGGAAGAAGGAAAAGCAGATATTTTGGGATTGTACATGGTGAATCAGTTATTGCAAAAAGGCGAATTGTCAGGAAGTAAAGAGGATTATTTCGTGACATTTTTAGCAGGAATTTTCCGTTCTGTAAGATTTGGGGCTAGTTCAGCACACGGAACCGCAAATATGATTGCTTTTAATTATTTTGCTGAAAAAGGCGCTTTCGAAAAGTTAAGCAACGGGAAGTATAAAGTCAATGTTCCGAAAATGGAAGCTGCTATGAATGGGCTTTCAGAACTGGTTTTGACTTTGCAGGGCAATGGCGATTATGAGGGGGTCAAAAAGTTGTATGCCGAAAAAGGAATTATTCCTGCAGATTTGCAAAAGGATCTGGATAAACTTAAAACACAAAATATCCCAGTTGATATAGTTTTCGAACAAGGTCCACAAATGTTGGGTTTGAAGTAAATTTAATCTAAAATCATATTAACAGAAGTCCAAATTTCATTTCCGATTTGGACTTCTTTTTTTATTTTGGGATTCAGTTTAAAACCAAATTTTTCGTAACATTTTATAGCGCCAATATTCCAATCAAACACATTAAGTTCGGCAGATTTATTTGGGAAATGTTGATAGCCAAAGTCGAGTAGTTGCTGCATGATTATTTGTCCGAGTCCCTTTCCGCGATGGTTTTCAGGGCCAATTAAAATACGGCCAAGCAAAAAAGTAGCGTCTTTTTCTAAAATTTGTGCATGACCAATAATGTTTTTGCTTTCTTCATCGAGTACAGAAAAAGCATTTCGTTTTGGATTTTTTAAATCTTCAAAAAATTGTTCTTCTGTTAAAGGAAAACTAAGAGCAGCACCAGCAAATTGCATCAAATACCGAGGGTTTTTAATCCAAGAATTTAATATTTTAAAATCCTGATGTTCAAATGTTCTTAGCCGAATCATTGTTGTGGTAAATTAAGACGATTGTTGTAGATGATATCGATTAAATCATTTGCAAAATCGTTGCGTGGAGACATTTCTCCATTTATGGATAAGGCGATTGATATTTTGTTTTTATCATCATAAATCAAAATTGTACTCGTTCCTGAAGTTCCGCCCGTGTGACCCAAAAAATCAATATTATGGAATTTGAAAGCCATCAAACCGCGCCCATAAGTTTCTTTTCCGAGAATAGGTTTCATCTTTTTTAAGACTTTCAGTTTTGATGATTTTAGCATTGAATAAGGCGGTGATGAAACTGTTGATATCTTTCATAGATGATGAGATATCGCCAACTGCGGTAATGTTTTTAAAATAAAAATCCTTTTTGGTTTTCCAATTTCCATCTTCAAAAATATGAGAAAGATGGATGTTCTGAGGATTTTCTTCGGCAGAATGTGTATTCTTGAGTTTTAGTTTTTTGGTGATATTTTGTTTTAAAACTTCCGAAAAATTTTTGTTCGTTTTCTTTTCAATGATTTTTCCAAGAAGATAATATCCTGAGTTGGAATAGGAAATGCTGTCGTGGGGTGAGAACAATATAGCTTGTTTTTTGATTTCGTCAAGCAATTCTTTGTCGGTTCTTTCTTTGCCTAGCCATGGCGATTTACCATCTTTTTTTGAGGTAATTGCTGAGCCCGCTACTGTGTTCTAATAAGTTCTGAATGCTAATTTTATCGGCATTTTTGATGTCCGGGAAAAATTCTTCAAGTTTTGTATTAAGGCTAAGTTTTTGGTTTTCAATTAATTTAAAAACTAAAGTTGCTGTAAAAAGTTTGGTGACAGAACCTATTTGATAACGGACATTGTTGGATTTAATTTCACCAAAATTCTTTGCATACACTTCTTTTCCATCTTTTAAAATCGAAACAGTACCTATGTCCAGATTTTGTTTTTCTATATGGCTGAGGTAGGCATCTATTTTATCAGAATTGATGTTTTGAGAACTTAGGTTTAGGCTTAATATTAAAAATACAAATATCGAAAAATAGGATTTGGAGATCATTTGGGGTTAAGTTTTTTTAATTATTACAAAATTTAACTTCAATCAAAAATAGAAAACAAATTCAGTGTTTAATAGGCTTTTAAAAGTTTTTTTAGATTATTTATCCATTTACAAACGACTACAAACGATTTTAAATACTTTTCTACCGACTAATATTTTTTTCTTCTTGCAACTTTGTCCCAGAGATTTAAGAAATCAACTAACGTCTTGAATCTAATGTTTAATTAAAATTTTAATATTATGTCTTTAAGAAATCGCGTGACACTTATCGGTCGCACTGGCAAAGATGCAGAAATTCACACTTTCGAAAATGGATCAAAAAAAGCAAGTGTAAGTCTGGCTACATCAGATTTTTACATTAATCAAAACGGTGAAAAAGTGGAAGAAACGCAATGGCACAATCTCGTGGCATACGGAAAAGTGATTGATATTATTGAGCGTTATGTTCCCAAAGGAAAAGAAATCGCCATAGAAGGCAAAATTATGTACAGAAACTACGAAGACAAAGACGGGGTAAAACGACAAATAACCGAAATCCGAGTTGAAGAAATTCTACTCCTTAGTAATTGAGAATTCAACAAAAAAGCGCAGAATTATTTATCTTCTTCTGCGCTTTCTTGATTTTTTAGTCGGTCGGATATATATTCGATTTGGGTCTTGCCGTGTGCCTTTGGTTTTCCATTTTCATCCAATGAGACCATTACAATTTTATCAATAGTAATGATGGTTTGTTGCGTCATTTTGTTACGAACCTCGCATCGCAAGGTTAAAGATGTGTGACCAAAGCTTACAGGATGCAAGCCGATCTCAATAATATCGCCTTGCTTTGCAGAATCGATAAAATTAATT
This genomic stretch from Chryseobacterium sp. POL2 harbors:
- the purF gene encoding amidophosphoribosyltransferase, which produces MELEFQEYSSLPKYAFQNRYNEFEELKYQQPDVGAYPFDKMEEECGIFGLVSEDNLDTFSLSQFGLFALQHRGQEACGITVGNNGKMYSIKDEGLVLDVFKTIENPETFMGNCVIGHTRYTTAGDKKKYNYQPFFAKNEYDQIILSIAHNGNLTNAKQLKKELEEEGVVFRATSDSEVILRLIQKNLDLGLRGAIKATMEKIEGAYSVVGVTRNKFFAFRDFNGIRPLVLGAIDEKTFVVASESCALDGVGAQYVRDILPGEIVYTSDNEEGLQSYLVKENCINRICSFEYIYFARPDSMLEGINVHEVREKSGAKIWEQAPVEADIVIGVPDSGVPAAIGFAKASGIPFRPVLIKNRYIGRSFIIPSQEMREHFVNLKLNPIVSEIKDKRVVIIDDSIVRGTTSKRLVKILKKAGVKEIHFRSVSPPIIAPCFLGIDTPTKDDLISANMTKDELRDYLEVDSLEFLSVDNLKEILGSPDHCFGCFTEKYPVEKPVEEALFE
- a CDS encoding serine hydrolase domain-containing protein — its product is MISKSYFSIFVFLILSLNLSSQNINSDKIDAYLSHIEKQNLDIGTVSILKDGKEVYAKNFGEIKSNNVRYQIGSVTKLFTATLVFKLIENQKLSLNTKLEEFFPDIKNADKISIQNLLEHSSGLSNYLKKRW
- a CDS encoding GNAT family N-acetyltransferase, with amino-acid sequence MIRLRTFEHQDFKILNSWIKNPRYLMQFAGAALSFPLTEEQFFEDLKNPKRNAFSVLDEESKNIIGHAQILEKDATFLLGRILIGPENHRGKGLGQIIMQQLLDFGYQHFPNKSAELNVFDWNIGAIKCYEKFGFKLNPKIKKEVQIGNEIWTSVNMILD
- a CDS encoding dipeptidyl-peptidase 3 family protein, whose translation is MKSKIIFLGLLAVSGFLTTVPAQKNKSTKPMTKLTKAQQVYPYQDYAKVTLTTDISHLTFKEKQVLKLMFKAAKIMDNLFWQQAYGDKTKLLSKLSGKAKQYAEINYGPWDRLNNEKAFVEGVGAKPEGAQYYPADMTKEEFEKAILPDGKSPYSVIKRDSSGQLYSVPYSIEYKTKLQDVAKYLNEASNLAEDSGLKNYLKLRAEALLSDNYYPSDLAWMDMKNSNLDLVIGPIENYEDQLFGYKTSFEAYVLVKDVEWSNRLAKFVKYLPELQTNLPVKAEYKKEVPGTDSDLNAYDVVFYAGDCNAAGKTIAINLPNDEKVQLEKGTRRLQLKNAMKAKFDKILVPIATSLIDDSQQRNIKFDAFFSNVMFHEVAHGLGIKNTVNGKGSVREALKEANSALEEGKADILGLYMVNQLLQKGELSGSKEDYFVTFLAGIFRSVRFGASSAHGTANMIAFNYFAEKGAFEKLSNGKYKVNVPKMEAAMNGLSELVLTLQGNGDYEGVKKLYAEKGIIPADLQKDLDKLKTQNIPVDIVFEQGPQMLGLK
- a CDS encoding acyl-CoA thioesterase encodes the protein MKYHTRKWIKPEDLNPNHTLFGGRLLEWIDEEAALYSIIQLENPKTVTKYMSEINFIDSAKQGDIIEIGLHPVSFGHTSLTLRCEVRNKMTQQTIITIDKIVMVSLDENGKPKAHGKTQIEYISDRLKNQESAEEDK
- the purC gene encoding phosphoribosylaminoimidazolesuccinocarboxamide synthase, giving the protein MEKKEMLYEGKAKQVFATENPDEVVVRYKDDATAFNAQKRGSFARKGELNNAISTLIFEYLAKNGVPTHFIQKLNDIEQHVKKVEIIPLEMVVRNYVAGSMAQRLGVEEGLKSPVTIFDICYKKDELGDPLINDHHAVFLGAASYDELKEMYALTDKINQLLIDLFDKMNIILVDFKIELGKTTDGKIVLADEISPDTCRLWDKDTMKKLDKDRFRRDLGEVTEAYEEIYDRLQKALMA
- a CDS encoding DUF2116 family Zn-ribbon domain-containing protein; translation: MLSCPECGEKIVGRSDKRFCSDACRNTYNNRQNKDSSNLMRNINNVLRKNHRILTELNTDGKTKIQKSKLVTQGFSFDYFTQFIVYKNASEYRFVYDQGYKFLEDDWLLLVKNSL
- a CDS encoding single-stranded DNA-binding protein, whose product is MSLRNRVTLIGRTGKDAEIHTFENGSKKASVSLATSDFYINQNGEKVEETQWHNLVAYGKVIDIIERYVPKGKEIAIEGKIMYRNYEDKDGVKRQITEIRVEEILLLSN
- a CDS encoding MBL fold metallo-hydrolase; translated protein: MTFIFVVIFAIAISIFLFIQQPTFGAKAKGIRLERMKKSSNFKNGKFHNLEHTPNLGQGYSMPKVMWDFLTTKTPEKFPIKDIPSQKTDLKTQDPNNDFFVWMGHSSYFFQIDKTKFLVDPVLSGSASPINGTTKAFRGTDIYDENDFPDIDYLIITHDHYDHLDYKSMKNLKSKINKIVCPLGVGAHLEHWGFEDYQIIELDWYEDSDLKNDLKITSTPARHFSGRGFHRNTSLWSSYVLKTKKHNLFLGGDSGYGQHFKTIKEKYGPFDWAILENGQYNVRWQYIHTLPEETLQVIEDLGATKVIPVHSCKFALAMHSWHEPLDKISENSAGKNFKIFTPMIGEKLDFNNDNQSFSNWWKS
- a CDS encoding serine hydrolase, producing MLDEIKKQAILFSPHDSISYSNSGYYLLGKIIEKKTNKNFSEVLKQNITKKLKLKNTHSAEENPQNIHLSHIFEDGNWKTKKDFYFKNITAVGDISSSMKDINSFITALFNAKIIKTESLKKDETYSRKRNLWARFDGFQIP